The proteins below come from a single Roseiflexus sp. RS-1 genomic window:
- a CDS encoding MFS transporter, with translation MTRNEERTRNRILLVLFVGVLMAALDIAIVGPALPALREHFGIDARAASWMFVVYVLCNLVGTPFIAKLSDRLGRRTLYTACVALFGLGSLIVVAAPTYALVLAGRAIQGLGARGIFPVASAVIGDTFPPEKRGSALGLIGAVFGIAFLIGPIIGGVLLLLGWQWLFLINLPIALALIGFGVKLLPAIRAATPRPFDWGGTVVLGVILASLAVALSDLAYLLDEASVSGLVNAISASSTWFLLVLALALIPLFLQIERRADDPVLDLNLFRNWQIALAGALSFGAGLSEAVTLFVPSLLVAAFGVTPSTASFMLVPMVLAMAVGSPLSGRMLDRIGSKIVVLTGTALIATGLLLEGMLATSLVAFYGFAALFGIGIGVLLGASLRYILLNEAPAAERGATQGVLTVFISIGQLIGAVVLGAVAAARGSDVGGYAAAFLVVGVVMLALFIASFGLKSRAEELATRQQWQSGASAA, from the coding sequence ATGACTCGCAACGAAGAACGTACCCGGAACCGCATCCTGCTTGTGCTGTTTGTTGGTGTTCTGATGGCAGCGCTTGATATTGCCATCGTTGGACCAGCGCTGCCGGCGTTGCGCGAGCATTTTGGAATCGACGCGCGTGCGGCATCGTGGATGTTCGTCGTCTACGTGCTCTGCAACCTGGTTGGAACGCCGTTCATCGCCAAACTGTCGGACCGGCTGGGGCGGCGCACGCTCTACACTGCCTGTGTTGCCCTGTTTGGTCTGGGGTCATTGATCGTCGTGGCGGCGCCGACGTATGCGCTGGTGCTGGCGGGTCGCGCTATCCAGGGGTTGGGCGCGCGTGGCATTTTCCCGGTTGCCAGTGCGGTGATCGGTGATACATTTCCGCCGGAGAAGCGCGGCAGCGCGCTGGGACTGATCGGCGCGGTGTTTGGTATTGCATTCCTGATCGGACCGATCATCGGCGGTGTGCTGCTCCTGCTTGGATGGCAGTGGCTCTTTCTGATCAATCTGCCGATTGCACTTGCGCTGATCGGGTTTGGCGTGAAATTATTGCCCGCCATCCGCGCGGCAACGCCGCGTCCCTTCGACTGGGGCGGGACGGTCGTGCTTGGGGTGATCCTGGCATCGCTGGCTGTGGCGCTGAGCGATCTTGCCTACCTGCTCGACGAAGCGAGTGTGAGCGGTCTGGTGAATGCAATCAGTGCATCATCGACCTGGTTCCTGCTGGTGCTGGCACTGGCGCTCATCCCGCTATTCTTGCAGATCGAGCGTCGTGCGGATGACCCGGTGCTTGACCTGAATCTGTTCCGCAACTGGCAGATTGCGCTGGCTGGCGCACTCTCCTTTGGCGCAGGCTTGAGCGAGGCGGTAACGTTGTTCGTGCCATCGTTGCTTGTCGCAGCGTTTGGCGTCACGCCATCAACTGCGAGTTTTATGCTTGTGCCGATGGTGCTGGCGATGGCGGTCGGTTCACCGCTGTCGGGGCGCATGCTTGACCGGATTGGCTCGAAAATTGTGGTGCTGACCGGTACGGCGTTGATAGCAACAGGTTTGCTGCTGGAAGGGATGCTGGCAACCTCTCTCGTCGCGTTCTACGGCTTTGCTGCGCTGTTTGGCATTGGTATCGGCGTATTGCTCGGCGCATCGCTCCGGTACATCCTGTTGAACGAAGCGCCAGCTGCGGAACGTGGCGCGACGCAAGGGGTGCTGACGGTATTTATCAGCATTGGTCAGTTGATCGGCGCGGTGGTGCTCGGCGCGGTTGCAGCAGCGCGCGGTAGCGATGTCGGCGGATACGCAGCGGCGTTTCTGGTTGTCGGCGTCGTGATGCTGGCGCTCTTCATCGCTTCGTTCGGTTTGAAGAGTCGCGCCGAGGAACTGGCGACCCGCCAGCAATGGCAGAGCGGAGCTTCGGCGGCATGA